A region from the Achromobacter seleniivolatilans genome encodes:
- a CDS encoding YebC/PmpR family DNA-binding transcriptional regulator, whose amino-acid sequence MAGHSKWANIQHRKGRQDAKRGKLWTKIIREITVAARAGGPDPDSNPRLRMAWDKATDANMPKDNIQRAIQRGAGGADGDAYEEVRYEGYGIGGAAVIVDCMTDNRTRTVADVRHAFAKNGGNLGQEGSVAFMFKHCGQFVFAPGTAEDKIMEIALDAGAEDVTTDEEGVIEVVCAPPDYAVVRKAFDDAGLKAEVDGIVMKALNETELAGDDAIKMQKLLDALEALDDVQEVYTNVIFDEAQ is encoded by the coding sequence ATGGCCGGACACAGCAAATGGGCCAATATTCAGCACCGCAAAGGGCGTCAAGACGCCAAACGCGGCAAGCTGTGGACCAAGATCATTCGTGAAATCACCGTAGCGGCGCGCGCCGGCGGCCCAGACCCTGACAGCAACCCGCGCTTGCGCATGGCCTGGGACAAGGCGACCGACGCCAACATGCCCAAGGACAACATCCAGCGCGCGATCCAGCGTGGCGCAGGCGGCGCCGACGGCGACGCCTACGAGGAAGTCCGCTACGAAGGCTACGGGATTGGCGGCGCAGCCGTCATTGTCGACTGCATGACCGACAACCGCACTCGCACCGTGGCTGACGTCCGCCACGCTTTTGCCAAGAACGGCGGCAATCTGGGCCAGGAAGGCTCGGTGGCCTTCATGTTCAAGCATTGCGGGCAGTTCGTATTTGCGCCTGGCACGGCGGAAGACAAAATCATGGAAATCGCGCTGGACGCTGGCGCCGAAGACGTGACGACCGACGAAGAAGGCGTGATTGAAGTGGTTTGCGCCCCGCCCGACTACGCAGTGGTCCGCAAGGCTTTCGACGATGCCGGCCTGAAGGCCGAAGTCGACGGTATCGTCATGAAGGCCCTGAACGAAACCGAGCTGGCCGGCGATGACGCCATCAAGATGCAAAAACTGCTCGATGCCCTGGAAGCCCTGGACGACGTGCAGGAAGTCTATACAAACGTCATTTTCGACGAAGCGCAGTAA
- the purD gene encoding phosphoribosylamine--glycine ligase yields MKLLVIGSGGREHALAWRLARSPRVHKVYVAPGNGGTQRAEQIENIPLTNAEELADFVQREGIALTVVGPEAPLAAGVVDVFRARGLKIFGPTKAAAQLESSKDYAKAFMVRHNIPTARYATFTDPVQAHAYIDQEGAPIVIKADGLAAGKGVVVAATLEEAHAAVDAMLGDGSMGAAGARVVIEECLVGEEASFIVMCDGRNVLALATSQDHKRLQDGDLGPNTGGMGAYSPAPIVTPELHHRIMREIILPTVQGMTRDGIPYTGFLYAGLMIASGDDPDREIKTLEFNCRMGDPETQPIMMRVKSDLLDALEHAVDGTLNQADIVWDRRTALGAVLASHNYPNTPRTGDVIRGLPADAEDCMVFHAATELDGDEVKTTGGRVLCVTALGDSVKMARDRVYEAIDGIHFDGRQYRSDIGWRALKPSQQKPKSNA; encoded by the coding sequence ATGAAACTCCTGGTAATTGGCTCTGGCGGCCGCGAACATGCCCTCGCCTGGCGGCTGGCCCGCTCCCCGCGCGTACACAAGGTGTACGTCGCTCCGGGTAACGGCGGCACGCAACGGGCCGAGCAGATCGAAAACATCCCGCTCACCAATGCCGAGGAATTGGCTGATTTCGTGCAGCGAGAGGGCATCGCCCTGACCGTCGTCGGTCCGGAAGCCCCGCTGGCAGCTGGCGTCGTCGATGTCTTCCGCGCCCGCGGCCTGAAGATCTTCGGCCCCACCAAGGCCGCTGCGCAGCTGGAAAGCTCGAAGGATTACGCCAAGGCCTTCATGGTCCGGCACAACATCCCGACGGCCCGCTACGCCACCTTCACTGACCCCGTTCAAGCGCACGCCTATATCGATCAGGAAGGCGCCCCCATCGTCATCAAGGCCGATGGCCTGGCCGCTGGCAAGGGTGTGGTGGTTGCCGCCACCCTGGAAGAGGCGCACGCCGCCGTCGACGCGATGCTGGGCGATGGCTCCATGGGCGCGGCCGGCGCCCGTGTCGTCATCGAAGAATGCCTGGTGGGCGAAGAAGCCAGCTTCATCGTCATGTGCGATGGCCGCAATGTGCTGGCGCTGGCCACCAGCCAGGACCACAAACGTCTGCAAGACGGCGACCTGGGCCCCAATACTGGCGGCATGGGCGCGTATTCGCCCGCGCCTATCGTCACCCCGGAACTGCATCACCGCATCATGCGCGAAATCATCCTGCCGACCGTGCAGGGCATGACGCGCGACGGCATTCCGTACACGGGTTTCCTGTACGCCGGCCTGATGATCGCCTCCGGCGATGATCCTGACCGCGAGATCAAGACCCTGGAATTCAATTGCCGCATGGGCGACCCGGAAACGCAGCCCATCATGATGCGCGTCAAGAGCGACCTGCTGGACGCCCTTGAGCACGCCGTGGACGGCACGCTGAACCAGGCCGACATCGTCTGGGACCGCCGCACCGCGTTGGGCGCCGTACTGGCTTCGCACAACTACCCCAACACGCCGCGCACGGGCGACGTCATTCGCGGCCTGCCCGCCGATGCCGAAGACTGCATGGTCTTTCACGCGGCCACTGAACTGGACGGCGACGAGGTCAAGACCACCGGCGGCCGCGTGCTGTGCGTAACGGCGCTGGGCGACTCGGTCAAGATGGCGCGCGATCGCGTGTACGAAGCCATTGACGGCATCCATTTCGATGGACGCCAGTACCGCAGCGACATCGGCTGGCGCGCGTTGAAGCCGTCGCAACAAAAACCCAAGTCCAACGCGTAA
- the hemF gene encoding oxygen-dependent coproporphyrinogen oxidase, which translates to MNALPVATVRDYLTGLQARIVGALEDAEGSAFRADEWTRPEGGGGLSRLLEGGKLFERAGVLFSHVKGSKLPPSASAHRPELAGRSWEAMGVSMVLHPRNPYVPTTHMNVRMFVAAARPGQDEADVFWFGGGIDLTPYYPFEEDARHFHTVCRDALAGHGPEYYPRYKRWCDEYFFLKHRNETRGIGGVFFDDLNAPGFDASFALTRSVGDAFLSSYLPIVERRRELPYSERERDFQAYRRGRYVEFNLVFDRGTLFGLQSGGRTESILLSMPPLAQWRYDWQPEAGTPESELAAFLTPRDWV; encoded by the coding sequence ATGAACGCCTTGCCCGTTGCCACCGTCCGCGACTACCTCACCGGTTTGCAGGCCCGCATTGTCGGCGCTCTGGAAGACGCGGAAGGCTCTGCCTTTCGCGCCGATGAATGGACCCGGCCGGAAGGCGGCGGCGGCCTGTCGCGTCTGCTTGAAGGCGGCAAGCTGTTCGAACGGGCAGGCGTGCTGTTCAGCCACGTCAAGGGTTCCAAGCTGCCGCCCTCGGCAAGCGCTCATCGCCCCGAATTGGCCGGCCGCTCCTGGGAAGCCATGGGCGTGTCCATGGTGCTGCACCCGCGCAACCCCTACGTCCCGACCACGCACATGAACGTGCGCATGTTTGTGGCGGCCGCTCGGCCAGGCCAGGACGAGGCCGATGTTTTCTGGTTTGGCGGCGGCATCGACCTGACGCCCTACTATCCCTTCGAAGAAGATGCCCGGCACTTCCACACCGTCTGCCGCGACGCGCTGGCCGGCCACGGGCCTGAGTACTACCCGCGCTACAAGCGCTGGTGCGACGAATACTTCTTCCTGAAGCACCGCAATGAAACACGCGGCATCGGCGGCGTTTTCTTCGATGATTTGAATGCGCCGGGCTTTGATGCGTCGTTTGCCCTGACCCGATCAGTCGGCGACGCCTTTTTGTCCAGCTATCTGCCCATCGTCGAACGCCGCCGCGAATTGCCCTATTCCGAGCGCGAGCGCGATTTCCAGGCCTACCGCCGCGGCCGCTACGTCGAATTCAATCTGGTATTCGACCGCGGCACGCTGTTCGGGCTGCAATCCGGCGGGCGCACCGAATCCATCCTGCTGTCCATGCCTCCGTTGGCGCAATGGCGCTACGACTGGCAGCCGGAGGCCGGCACGCCCGAATCCGAACTGGCCGCTTTCCTGACGCCGCGGGACTGGGTTTGA
- the nadD gene encoding nicotinate (nicotinamide) nucleotide adenylyltransferase — translation MKRIGLLGGSFDPVHVAHIALAENALQALDLAAVELIPAANPWQRAALHATGQQRCDMLELAISGHPGLIVNPIEIDRGGATYTIDTLRALPQDARHVWLLGGDQLANFCTWRDWRDIARLVDLAVATRPGTPIAPPAELAAWLAELGHPLEELPFPPMQVSASDIRRRLAAGESTDGQLAAPVAAYIAAHKLYR, via the coding sequence TTGAAGCGCATCGGGCTCCTGGGCGGCAGTTTCGACCCCGTCCACGTCGCGCACATCGCGTTAGCGGAAAATGCGCTACAGGCGCTGGACCTGGCTGCCGTGGAATTGATCCCAGCCGCCAATCCCTGGCAGCGAGCGGCCTTGCACGCTACCGGCCAACAGCGTTGCGACATGCTGGAACTGGCGATCTCGGGACACCCCGGCCTGATCGTCAACCCCATTGAAATCGACCGCGGCGGCGCTACCTACACCATCGACACGCTGCGCGCCCTGCCTCAGGACGCGCGCCACGTCTGGCTGCTGGGCGGCGACCAGCTCGCCAACTTTTGCACCTGGCGCGACTGGCGGGACATTGCCCGCCTGGTAGACCTGGCGGTGGCAACGCGCCCCGGCACGCCAATTGCACCGCCCGCCGAGCTCGCGGCATGGCTGGCCGAACTGGGCCATCCCCTCGAAGAACTCCCTTTTCCCCCTATGCAGGTGTCCGCTTCGGACATCCGCCGGCGCCTGGCGGCAGGCGAATCTACGGACGGCCAACTGGCCGCCCCGGTTGCCGCCTATATTGCGGCGCACAAACTTTACCGATAA
- the rsfS gene encoding ribosome silencing factor, translating into MDITKLQRAVIDALEDVKAQDIKVYNTTHLTSLFDRVVIASATSNRQTRALASSVADRGRSLSLTGITIEGEDTGEWVVVDLGDIVVHIMQPAIRQYYNLEEIWGGKPVRLKLLPESTRVAPIPSDSAYQDAED; encoded by the coding sequence ATGGATATAACGAAACTCCAACGCGCCGTCATCGATGCCCTCGAAGACGTCAAGGCGCAAGACATCAAGGTCTACAACACCACGCATCTGACGAGCCTGTTCGATCGCGTTGTGATTGCAAGCGCCACCTCCAACCGCCAAACCCGCGCCCTTGCCTCCAGCGTGGCAGATCGCGGCCGCTCGCTGTCACTCACCGGTATCACCATCGAAGGCGAGGACACCGGTGAATGGGTTGTCGTCGACTTGGGCGATATCGTGGTGCACATCATGCAGCCCGCCATCCGCCAGTACTACAACCTGGAAGAAATCTGGGGCGGCAAACCGGTACGCTTGAAGCTTCTGCCCGAATCCACTCGGGTGGCGCCCATCCCCAGCGACAGCGCCTACCAAGACGCCGAAGACTGA
- the rlmH gene encoding 23S rRNA (pseudouridine(1915)-N(3))-methyltransferase RlmH, whose translation MKLIVVAVGTRMPDWVETAWSDYAKRLPADCALELREIKPEPRTTGKTPAQMMAAEAKRIEAALPPGALRLALDERGRDLTTMALSQKLEQWRAGGQDVAFLVGGPDGLDADLKASCSGQLRLSSLTLPHPMVRVVLAEQLYRAWAIMTNHPYHRA comes from the coding sequence GTGAAATTGATTGTCGTGGCCGTGGGCACTCGGATGCCAGACTGGGTCGAAACCGCCTGGTCTGACTACGCCAAACGCCTGCCGGCCGATTGCGCGCTGGAACTGCGCGAAATCAAGCCAGAACCCCGCACCACCGGAAAGACGCCCGCGCAGATGATGGCGGCGGAAGCCAAACGGATCGAAGCCGCACTGCCCCCTGGCGCCTTGCGCCTGGCGCTGGACGAACGCGGCCGCGATCTCACCACCATGGCCTTGTCGCAAAAGCTTGAACAATGGCGGGCAGGCGGACAAGACGTCGCCTTTCTCGTGGGCGGCCCCGATGGTTTGGATGCCGACCTGAAAGCCTCGTGCAGTGGCCAGTTGCGGCTGTCTTCGCTGACCTTGCCGCACCCGATGGTGCGCGTGGTGTTGGCCGAGCAGCTCTACCGCGCGTGGGCCATCATGACCAATCACCCCTATCACCGCGCCTGA
- a CDS encoding Maf family protein, with protein MTDKADQTAPTARLYLASASPRRRELLTQIGLTHDVLLVPAPPGEDEPQHAGESAADYVRRTARDKALRGRDWMQEQNLIKRPLLAADTTVILNGDVLGKPVDRDDAIRILRALSGAAHQVHTAVAVWTGEQLLETVSITEVRMRDLTDDEIGRYCDSGEPFGKAGAYGIQGLAGTFISHISGSYTGVMGLPLFETSNLLRMAGIQIP; from the coding sequence ATGACAGACAAAGCCGACCAAACCGCCCCCACCGCGCGCCTCTATCTTGCCTCGGCCAGCCCGCGGCGCCGAGAATTGCTGACGCAGATCGGCCTGACGCATGACGTCCTGCTCGTACCCGCCCCTCCTGGCGAAGACGAACCCCAACACGCTGGCGAAAGCGCGGCCGACTACGTGCGGCGCACCGCGCGTGACAAGGCCTTGCGCGGCCGCGATTGGATGCAAGAGCAGAACCTGATTAAGCGCCCCTTGCTGGCTGCGGACACCACCGTCATCTTGAATGGCGACGTCTTAGGTAAACCTGTTGACCGTGACGACGCCATACGCATTCTGCGTGCCCTATCCGGCGCAGCCCACCAAGTGCATACGGCAGTCGCCGTCTGGACGGGCGAACAGTTGCTGGAAACCGTTTCCATCACCGAGGTCCGTATGCGCGACCTGACCGACGACGAGATCGGGCGCTATTGCGACAGCGGCGAGCCTTTTGGCAAGGCGGGCGCCTATGGCATCCAGGGATTGGCCGGCACGTTCATCTCACACATTTCGGGCAGCTACACCGGCGTGATGGGCCTGCCGCTCTTCGAAACGTCCAATCTGCTGCGGATGGCGGGTATTCAAATCCCCTGA
- a CDS encoding dicarboxylate/amino acid:cation symporter: MIEVDQVAPARKLKFYQILYVQVIFAIVVGILLGAFKPELGQQMQPLGDAFIKLVKMIIAPVIFLTVASGIAAMSDLKKVGRVAGKAMLYFLIFSTLALIVGMLVSHLVQPGAGMHIDPKTLDEKAVATYVAKAHDSTITGFLMNIIPTTIFSPFVGGDILQVLFVAVLFGISLAMVGERGKPILSFMTALAQPIFKLVAILMKAAPIGAFGAMAFTIGKYGIKSVVNLAMLVGTFYATSVLFVVVVLGLVARYNGFSILKLVRYIREELLLVLGTSSSEAALPTLMQKMERAGCSKSVVGLVVPTGYSFNLDGTNIYMTMAALFIAQACDIPLSLGDQILLLAVAMLSSKGAAGVTGAGFITLAATLSVVPSVPLAGMTLILGVDRFMSECRALTNLVGNATAAVVVARWEGELDKDQLHAALEGQVLDAPLAEPHAALGQPAEQV, from the coding sequence ATGATCGAAGTAGATCAAGTCGCGCCTGCGCGCAAGCTCAAGTTCTATCAAATCCTGTATGTGCAGGTGATTTTCGCCATCGTGGTGGGCATTTTGCTGGGCGCGTTCAAGCCGGAATTAGGCCAGCAGATGCAGCCTTTGGGAGATGCGTTCATCAAGCTGGTGAAGATGATTATTGCGCCGGTGATTTTCCTGACCGTGGCGTCTGGTATCGCTGCCATGAGCGACCTGAAAAAGGTGGGTCGTGTGGCTGGCAAAGCCATGCTGTATTTCCTGATCTTTTCTACGCTGGCGTTGATCGTGGGGATGCTGGTCAGCCATCTGGTTCAGCCGGGCGCAGGGATGCATATTGATCCCAAGACGCTGGATGAGAAAGCGGTGGCAACCTATGTGGCCAAAGCGCATGACTCGACCATCACCGGCTTTTTGATGAACATCATTCCCACGACGATCTTCAGTCCGTTCGTGGGCGGCGATATTCTGCAAGTGTTGTTCGTGGCGGTGCTGTTTGGCATCTCGCTGGCCATGGTGGGCGAGCGCGGCAAGCCGATCCTGTCCTTCATGACGGCGCTGGCTCAGCCGATCTTCAAACTGGTCGCGATTCTGATGAAAGCGGCCCCGATTGGCGCCTTCGGCGCGATGGCGTTCACCATCGGCAAGTACGGCATCAAATCGGTCGTCAACCTGGCAATGCTGGTGGGCACGTTCTACGCGACCTCGGTGTTGTTCGTTGTGGTCGTGCTGGGTCTGGTTGCCCGCTATAACGGCTTCTCTATCCTGAAACTGGTGCGCTACATCCGCGAAGAGCTGCTGCTGGTGCTGGGAACGAGTTCGTCGGAAGCCGCGTTGCCCACCTTGATGCAGAAGATGGAACGCGCTGGGTGTTCGAAGTCCGTAGTTGGTCTGGTCGTGCCCACGGGATATTCGTTCAATCTGGATGGCACCAATATCTACATGACGATGGCCGCGCTGTTCATCGCCCAGGCTTGCGATATTCCGTTGTCGCTGGGCGATCAGATCTTGCTGCTGGCCGTGGCGATGCTGAGTTCGAAGGGCGCTGCGGGTGTGACGGGCGCGGGCTTTATTACGCTAGCTGCAACCTTGTCGGTTGTGCCGTCGGTGCCACTGGCCGGGATGACGCTGATCTTGGGTGTGGATCGTTTCATGTCCGAGTGCCGTGCGCTGACGAATCTGGTCGGCAATGCGACTGCCGCAGTGGTGGTTGCGCGCTGGGAGGGTGAGTTGGACAAGGATCAATTGCATGCCGCGCTTGAGGGACAAGTGCTGGATGCGCCCTTGGCGGAACCGCACGCGGCCTTGGGCCAGCCGGCGGAGCAAGTTTGA
- a CDS encoding ATP-binding protein, whose product MIVLAAGIVFAVLHAATVWAREDAIQQAAIQARSAGQINAALLRNNLDKFRALPFVLTRDVDVRAALQGASAAQIESLDDKLDTLSHGVGASAIYLLDKKGLAVAASNWREPATFVGVDYQFRPYFQGSVINGSAEHFALGTVSHEAGLYLSRRVDDANGAMLGVVVLKVDFRDLESDWRQSNAPIFVTDGHGVVLLGSIPTWRFDVLAPLPPEMAQSLRSSLQFGDARFQTLPLSPPLAQVSTGQLVRADEALPLVPKGAPLLHTTLPIAESPGWTLHLLSPVQAAIGQATANAQLAALLAQSALAALIGILLYRRHLNRERAAQQAAISSQLASLVDERTSQLLEVNEQLHDEMDERQRTEARLHTMQDELVQASKLALLGQVAAGVAHEINQPVAAIRAYADNASEFLRRRDYDSTKENLGTIASLTDRIGHITGELRAFSRKAGASVGPTRLIEALEGALLLVGPRARRQGVVLQRPPEQQDYLVRANRVRLEQVLVNLLQNALEALEGRPDGRVIVALQDLGATVQVYVNDNGPGLSEDARARLFTPFHTTKPEGLGLGLVICRDIVTEFGGDLRAAQPNDPSFPTPHGPGIGAMFVLTLRRARPGHPVSTLSS is encoded by the coding sequence ATGATCGTGCTGGCCGCCGGCATTGTGTTTGCCGTACTGCACGCCGCAACCGTATGGGCTCGCGAGGACGCCATCCAGCAGGCCGCGATTCAGGCACGCAGCGCCGGCCAGATCAACGCCGCATTGCTGCGCAATAACCTGGACAAATTCAGGGCGCTGCCCTTTGTCCTGACACGTGATGTCGACGTGCGAGCGGCACTGCAAGGCGCGTCCGCCGCACAAATCGAATCCCTGGACGACAAGCTCGACACGCTGAGCCATGGGGTGGGCGCTTCGGCCATCTATCTGCTCGACAAAAAAGGCTTGGCCGTTGCAGCCAGCAACTGGCGAGAACCCGCCACATTTGTCGGCGTGGATTACCAATTCCGGCCTTATTTTCAAGGGTCCGTTATCAACGGCTCGGCTGAACACTTTGCCTTGGGCACAGTCAGCCATGAGGCTGGCCTGTACTTGTCTCGCCGGGTGGATGACGCCAACGGCGCCATGCTTGGCGTTGTTGTACTTAAAGTCGATTTTCGAGATCTGGAGTCTGACTGGCGCCAGTCCAACGCGCCGATCTTTGTCACAGACGGCCACGGCGTGGTCCTGCTGGGCAGCATTCCTACTTGGCGCTTCGACGTGCTTGCGCCGCTGCCGCCCGAAATGGCCCAATCGCTGCGCAGCAGCTTGCAATTCGGGGACGCCCGCTTCCAGACCCTTCCGCTTTCGCCTCCGCTTGCGCAGGTCAGCACAGGACAATTGGTACGGGCTGACGAAGCATTGCCTCTGGTTCCCAAAGGCGCACCCTTATTGCACACCACCCTGCCTATCGCTGAATCTCCGGGCTGGACGTTGCACCTGCTATCGCCCGTGCAAGCGGCCATCGGCCAAGCCACCGCCAACGCCCAATTGGCGGCCTTATTGGCACAAAGCGCGCTAGCCGCGTTGATTGGCATCCTGCTTTACCGCCGCCACCTCAACCGCGAACGCGCAGCTCAACAGGCTGCTATCAGCAGCCAACTTGCATCGCTGGTAGACGAACGCACATCGCAGTTGCTTGAAGTCAATGAACAACTGCATGACGAAATGGATGAGCGCCAACGCACCGAGGCCCGTCTGCACACCATGCAGGACGAACTCGTACAAGCCAGCAAGTTGGCTCTGTTGGGGCAGGTCGCCGCCGGTGTCGCCCACGAGATCAATCAACCGGTAGCCGCCATTCGCGCCTATGCCGATAACGCCTCCGAGTTCCTGCGCAGGAGGGATTACGACTCCACAAAAGAAAATCTGGGCACCATTGCATCGCTGACCGACCGCATCGGCCATATCACCGGTGAATTACGGGCGTTCTCTCGCAAAGCCGGCGCCTCGGTCGGCCCCACCCGTCTGATAGAAGCGCTGGAAGGCGCGCTGCTGCTTGTGGGGCCGCGCGCGCGCCGTCAAGGCGTCGTGTTGCAGCGTCCACCAGAACAGCAGGACTATCTGGTTCGCGCCAACCGGGTCCGGTTGGAACAGGTTCTTGTGAACTTGCTGCAAAACGCGCTGGAGGCCCTGGAAGGCCGCCCCGACGGCCGCGTCATCGTGGCACTTCAAGACTTGGGCGCCACGGTGCAGGTGTACGTCAATGACAACGGGCCCGGCTTGTCGGAAGACGCCCGCGCCCGCCTATTCACGCCATTCCACACGACCAAACCGGAAGGGCTGGGCCTGGGTCTGGTCATCTGCCGCGACATCGTTACCGAATTCGGAGGCGATTTGCGTGCAGCGCAGCCTAACGATCCCAGCTTTCCTACACCGCACGGCCCCGGCATCGGCGCCATGTTCGTCCTGACCCTGCGTAGAGCACGGCCAGGCCACCCTGTTTCGACACTATCTTCATGA
- a CDS encoding sigma-54-dependent transcriptional regulator produces MTRAPEFSASVAVSANHSLRDTFHPHVVFIDDDDELRRANVQTLKLQGFTVDAHATARSALPTLHRDFDGVVVSDIRMPDIDGLQLFHRLRDVDPEIPVILITGHGDIATAVQCMHDGAYDFLAKPYSADRLITAITHAAEKRHLVLENRRLREAAFAVEADEVPFIGTTPAMQRIKQTLRHIADADVDVLVEGETGTGKEVVATALHRLSRRRHRALVAINCGALPESVIESELFGHEAGAFTGAQKKRIGRIEHASGGTLFLDEIESMPLAVQVKLLRVLESRQITPLGSNEVRNLDLRVVAATKEDLGSPAIRAKFREDLFYRLNVVTIRIPPLRERRDDIPLLFAHYLGHASRRFHRDIPELPASVNQHVLTHDWPGNVRELAHYAERVVLGVLNTSASDSPTADSNSQSLPERMEQFEAQLIRDALQAHHGDIKATLESLGIPRKTFYDKLQRHGIDRQQYTRTANGTTP; encoded by the coding sequence ATGACTCGCGCCCCAGAATTTTCCGCCTCGGTTGCCGTGTCGGCGAACCATAGCCTGCGTGACACATTTCATCCGCACGTTGTCTTTATTGACGATGATGACGAACTACGGCGCGCAAATGTCCAAACCTTGAAGCTGCAAGGCTTTACGGTGGACGCCCACGCGACGGCCCGTTCAGCGCTCCCAACCCTGCATCGCGATTTCGATGGCGTCGTCGTTAGCGACATACGCATGCCAGATATCGACGGCCTGCAACTCTTTCACCGCCTGCGCGATGTCGACCCCGAAATCCCGGTCATCCTCATCACGGGCCACGGCGATATCGCTACTGCCGTGCAGTGCATGCATGACGGTGCCTATGATTTTCTAGCTAAACCCTACTCCGCGGACCGCCTCATCACCGCCATCACGCACGCGGCAGAAAAACGCCATCTGGTTCTGGAAAACCGCCGGCTGCGTGAAGCCGCCTTCGCGGTCGAGGCAGACGAAGTGCCCTTCATCGGCACGACTCCGGCCATGCAACGCATTAAACAAACGTTGCGCCATATTGCCGATGCCGACGTAGATGTGCTGGTAGAAGGCGAAACGGGAACGGGCAAGGAAGTGGTCGCCACCGCATTGCACCGGCTCAGCCGGCGCCGACACCGTGCTCTGGTCGCAATCAATTGCGGCGCACTGCCAGAAAGCGTCATTGAAAGTGAACTGTTTGGCCATGAAGCTGGCGCGTTCACCGGCGCCCAGAAAAAGCGTATTGGCCGCATCGAACACGCCAGTGGCGGCACGCTCTTTCTAGACGAAATCGAAAGCATGCCGCTGGCCGTGCAAGTGAAACTGCTCCGAGTGCTGGAGTCGCGCCAGATCACGCCATTAGGCAGCAACGAGGTCCGCAATCTGGATCTGCGTGTTGTCGCCGCCACCAAGGAAGATCTGGGCAGCCCCGCCATTCGTGCCAAGTTCCGTGAAGACCTGTTCTACCGGCTCAATGTCGTCACGATCCGTATCCCGCCCCTGCGCGAACGCCGGGACGACATCCCACTATTGTTTGCTCACTATTTGGGGCATGCGTCGCGCCGCTTTCACCGCGACATCCCTGAACTCCCCGCATCAGTTAACCAGCATGTCTTGACCCACGATTGGCCGGGCAACGTCCGTGAACTGGCTCACTACGCAGAGCGCGTGGTGTTGGGCGTGTTGAACACATCGGCAAGCGATTCCCCAACCGCCGACAGCAACTCACAAAGCCTGCCTGAACGCATGGAGCAATTCGAAGCACAGCTTATTCGCGACGCGCTTCAGGCTCACCACGGCGATATCAAGGCAACGCTCGAGTCCTTGGGCATTCCTCGCAAGACGTTCTACGACAAGCTGCAACGTCACGGTATAGACCGCCAGCAGTACACACGCACCGCCAACGGCACAACACCTTGA
- a CDS encoding GNAT family N-acetyltransferase, translated as MNTGPLISDFPSAGLSTGRLLLRKADASHAKSVQAYLVQNRAYLQTWEPLRNEAFFELNAVKQRLNAMASATARGDALHLLFFSSENGKLSAACNFTNIVRGPFQACHLGYSIAEPLQGLGLMHEGLTAAITHVFQKMKLHRIMANYRPENTRSARLLARLGFQREGLAHSYLNINGAWSDHILTALINPADT; from the coding sequence TTGAACACCGGGCCACTCATATCCGACTTTCCGTCAGCTGGGCTTTCCACTGGCCGGCTGCTGCTACGCAAAGCCGACGCATCCCACGCGAAAAGCGTGCAAGCGTACTTGGTGCAAAACCGAGCCTATCTCCAAACGTGGGAACCGCTACGCAACGAAGCATTCTTTGAGCTGAACGCGGTCAAGCAAAGGTTGAACGCAATGGCTTCAGCCACCGCCCGCGGGGATGCCTTGCACCTGCTGTTTTTCAGTTCCGAAAATGGCAAGCTCAGTGCGGCGTGCAATTTCACCAATATTGTCCGCGGCCCCTTCCAAGCCTGCCATCTCGGCTACTCGATTGCCGAGCCCCTGCAAGGGCTGGGGCTGATGCACGAAGGACTAACGGCTGCCATCACACATGTTTTCCAGAAAATGAAACTGCACCGCATCATGGCAAATTACCGCCCGGAAAATACGCGTAGCGCCCGTCTGCTGGCTCGCTTGGGGTTCCAGCGTGAAGGGTTGGCCCATTCTTATCTCAATATCAATGGCGCGTGGAGCGACCATATTCTGACGGCTCTGATTAATCCCGCAGATACATAA